Below is a window of Rhodopseudomonas sp. P2A-2r DNA.
ACCTCCGTCTGCTATACGGCGGTCTGCGTGGGCGTTCCGCCCCAGAGGCCTTATATAATGTCGGTCGATGCTGCCACCGTTCGCCGTATCGCGCATCTCGCGCGCATCGCGGTCACCGAGGATGAAGTTCCCCATCTACAGGGCGAGCTGAATGCCATGCTCGCCTTCGTCGAGCAGCTGTCAGAGGTCGATGTCGAGGGCGTCGAGCCGATGACCTCGGTGACCCCCATGGAAATGACCAGGCGCGCCGACGAGATCAACGATGGCGAGATCGCCGACAAGGTGATCGGCAATGCGCCGATGAGCGAAGACCATTTCTTTCTGGTGCCGAAAGTTGTCGAGTAACGGTCCGGACGAGACAGGAAAATCGCATGTGCATGCTCTGCGACGACGAAAAGTCCTATCAGCTCTACATGGACTACCTCGATGCCCTCGAGAAGCAGGGCAAGATCGTCGATCCCGACAAGGCGATGGATGCCGTGCTCGACCAGCTCGAGGCGGCCGACAAGGCCAGAGACAAACTCCGCCGCGATGCGCCGGAAAACGACAAGACGCTTTCTCCGTTCTTCTGCAGCCCGGTCAATAAATAGATGACAAACCTGACGTCGCTGACGCTCGCCGAGGCTCGTGATGGCCTGGCGAAAAAATCCTTCACGTCGGTCGAACTGACCGATGCGCATATTGTAGCGGTCGAGAACGCCCGGGTGCTTAACGCCTTCGTTCTGGAGACGCCGGTGCATGCGCGGGCCATGGCGGCTGCGGCCGATGCGAAGATCGCCAGGGGCGAGGGCGGTCCGCTGGCCGGGCTTCCGCTCGGGATCAAGGACCTGTTCGCCACCAAGGACGTCCGCACCACCGCTTGCTCGAAGATTCTCGGCAATTTCGTACCGCCGTATGAGTCCACCGTGAGCGCGCAACTGTGGCGCGATGGCGCGGTGATGCTCGGCAAGCTCAACAATGATGAGTTCGCCATGGGCTCGTCCAACGAAACCTCCTGCTTCGGCCCGGTGGTCAATCCGTGGCGCCGCGACGGTTCCGACACCAACCTGGTCCCCGGCGGCTCGTCCGGCGGCTCGGCGTCCGCCGTGGCGGCCGGCCTGTGCCTCGGTGCCACCGCCACCGACACCGGCGGCTCGATCCGTCAGCCGGCAGCCTTCACCGGAACGGTGGGCATCAAGCCGACCTATGGCCGCTGCTCGCGCTGGGGCGTCGTCGCCTTCGCGTCGTCGCTCGATCAGGCCGGGCCGATCGCGCGGACGGTGCGTGATGCCGCAATCCTGATGGGCTCCATGGCCGGCTTCGACCCCAAGGACACGACATCCGCCAACCTGCCGGTGCCAAACTACGAGGCGGCCATCGGCAAGTCGGTGAAGGGCATGAAGATCGGCATTCCCCGCGAGTACCGTCTCGACGGCATGCCGGCGGAAATCGAGAAGCTGTGGAAAGAGGGCGCCGAGACCCTGAAGGCAGCCGGTGCGGAACTGGTCGACGTGTCGCTGCCGCATACCAAATACGCACTGCCGGCCTATTACATCGTGGCGCCTGCCGAAGCCTCGTCCAATCTCGCGCGCTATGACGGCGTTCGCTATGGACTGCGCGTGCCCGGCCGCACGATCGACGCCATGTATGAGAATACGCGTGCCGAAGGCTTTGGCGCCGAAGTCCGCCGCCGCATCATGATCGGCACCTATGTGCTGTCGGCCGGCTATTACGATGCCTACTATCTGCGCGCTCAAAAGGTGCGCACCCTGATCAAGAAGGATTTCGAGGACTGCTTTGCCAAGGGCATCCACGCGATCCTCACCCCGGCGACGCCGTCAGCGGCGTTCGGAATCGGCGAGAAGGGCGGCGCGGATCCGGTGGAAATGTATCTCAACGACATTTTCACCGTGACGGTGAACATGGCCGGCCTGCCGGGCATTGCGGTTCCCGCCGGCAAGGACGCGCAGGGCCTGCCGCTCGGGCTGCAGCTGATCGGCCGACCGTTCGACGAAGAGACGCTGTTCTCGCTCGGTGAGGTCATCGAGCAGTCCGCCGGACGCTTTTCCCCGACGAAATGGTGGGCCTGAATTCCCAACGCTGCACTGCGGCTTTAGCGTTGCGTTTTTGCCCACCATTCGTCATGCTTTCTCCATGAGCGTGGACCTTCCATGAGCGCCGACGACGGACTTCCTCCTTCCCAGCAGGTCGATCAGATTCTGGGCTCGCCCAAGCTTGCGCTGGCGCTCGAGAACGACAGGTACAAGCATCTGCTGGACTATGCGCCGGTCGCGGTCGCCGTGTCGCGCGGGGCCGGCGCCGAGCAGCATGTCGTCTACATCAACAGGGCTTTCGAGGCCCTGATGTCGATGACAGCGGCCGATGTCGAGGGCCATGGCTGGACCAGCCTCGACGGCTTTCTCAATGAGGACAATGCGGAGCAGACCTTGGGTGAGGCGATCCGCGACGGCGAGGACTTCATCGGCGTGTTCCGTCCGGCCGTGCCGGTCGACCGCCTGGTTGTCGTGCAGGCCTACGCGTCGGTGATCGAGAGCGACGACGGCATCGAGAGTTTTCGCATCGCGGCGCTGGTTGATGTGGGTGGGCGCGAGCGGGCACAGATCGAGCAGTTCGAAAACCAGATCCGCGACCGCGATATGCTGATGCGCGAACTGCAGCACCGCGTGAAGAACAACCTGCAACTGGTCACCGCCCTGATCCGGCTGGAGGCGCGCTCCGCCGCCGAGGGGAATCGGTGGCGCTGGCGCGACTCGCCAGCCGTATCGACGCGCTGACCGTGTTGTACCGCACCTTGTCGGCGGAAAACGCCGCGCCGGAGATCGATCTCGGCCAGTATCTGTCCGACATCGCGACCGCGGTGATGCAGGCCAGCGCGATGCCGGGGATCGAGCTCAAGCTCGAGGTCGGTTATTGCCCGTTGTCGATCAACGTCGCCATGCCCGCCGGGCTGCTGGTCAACGAGATGCTGACCAACGCGCTGAAATACGCCTTCGTCGGGCGCAACGGCGGCCAGCTCAAGCTGATCTGCAAGCAGGAAGGCGGCGAGGTCACGGCGGTGGTGTCCGACGATGGCGTGGGCCTCGGCGAAGGCCAGGAATGGCCATCGCCGCGCAAGCTCGGCGCGCTGATCCTGCAGACGCTCAAGGAAAATGCCAAGAACGTCAAATTCAACGCCGTCAGCCTTCGCGGGCAGGGGACCTGGTTCACCCTGGTGTTCGACGCCGCGCCGATCTCGCCGCCGAATTAGGCGACCACGGAACTTGTTCCGCTCAACCGACTTCATCATTCGTTAGCCATGTTGCTGACGCATATGCGGCGGTCCCGGCGTTAGCATCAAATGGCAACGCTTTGCGGTCAGATGTGGGTTGAGCCTTGCCAACATGGTCGTGACCGGACTGAACAGTGGGCGGGCCCGTGGCCGTATCGACGAATGGTTTTGAAGGCAGTGAATTTGATGAGTGGGTTGCGTTCTATCGGTCTCGTCGTCGTGACGTCCGCACTCCTGCTCGGCTGTGCCTCGGTACATAACCTGCCCATCAACGTTCCCCTCAGCGATGCCAGTTCTGCCAATAAGGAAAAGATCGGTTTCGAGGATCCCGTCACGCTCGACGATGCCCTTGTCGGCCTGTCGTTTTCCGGCGGCGGCACCCGCGCGGCGGCGTTCTCGTTCGGCGTGTTGCAGGAACTGGACCGGGTACCGACCCGCGGTGCCGGCGGCTCGATGCTCGATCACGTCGACCTTATCTCGGGCGTGTCGGGCGGCTCGGTCACCGCGGCCTATTTCGGGCTGAAGAAGCGCGCCGCGCTGTCGGATTTCCGTGAGCGCTTCCTGCTGCGCAATGCGGAGGAGGGGCTCAATACGGAATTGTCGCTAGGCACCATCGGCCGCGCCTTCTCCGGCGGCATCAACGACTCCACCGGCTTCACCAAGTGGCTCGATGCCAACCTGTTCGAAGGTGCCACCTTTGAGCATTTCCGCAGCGGCAAGCCGCGCATCTGGATCAACGCCTCCGATATCTATAACCGGGTGCCGTTCGTGTTCGGCGCCACGGCCTTCACGGCGATCTGCAGCGACCTGACGCGCTACCCGCTTTCCAATGCGGTGGCAGCCTCGGCTGCCGTGCCGATCGCCTTTGCGCCGGCCGTGATCAAGGCGTTTCCCGGCACCTGCAACGATCCGTTGCCGCCGTCGATCATCAAGGCCGCCACCAATCGCAATGCCTCGCCGTCGCTGAGCGCCTATGCCAAGGCGATCATGCGCTACCGCGAAGGCGCGGTGCCATTCATCAAGCTGATGGATGGCGGATTGGTCGACAATTACGGTATCTCAGGCTTCACCATCGAGCGCGAGTCGTCCGAGACGGCCTATGGACCGCTGACGCCGCAGCAGGCCGTGCAGCTGCGCCGGGCCCTGTTCCTGGTGGTGGACTCCAAGGCTGGCCTGTCGGGCAACTGGATCAACACCGTGGAGGGGCCAAGCGGCGTCGAGCTACTGTCGGCGGCGGTGGACACGACCATAGACGCCAGCGTCGGCTCCAGCTATTCGGCGTTCGATCGCGCCATGAAGGACTGGCAGACCTCGCTGATCAAATGGCGCTGCGGCCTGTCATCGACCGAGCGTGCGCGTTACGGCGCGCGGCCGGGCTGGAATTGCAAGGAATTGAATTTCTTCATCGGGCGTCTCGGCTTCGACCAGCTCGATCCGGCCCGCGCCAAGGTGCTCGAAGCGGTGCCGACCCGGTTCCAGTTGCCGCAGCAACAGGTCGACGACGTGATCGCCGCCGGCCGCGACGTGCTGCGCGAAAGTCCGGTGTTCAAGGCCTTCGCCGCCAGGATGTGACCGCGACCACAGGCCCTCGGCGGCACGGCAAGTCACCTTTAGGGTTTTCTCGGTTCCGCCATCGGGGTAAAAGCGGCCTATGAACGCACCTGTCAAACCGTCAAAACTCATCAAGGGCGCCACCGGCGACTGGGAAATGGTCATCGGGCTGGAGGTCCACGCCCAGGTCACCTCCCACTCGAAGCTGTTTTCCGGCTCCTCCACGGAATTCGGCGGCGCGCCGAACAGCCATGTGTCGCTGGTCGACGCGGCGATGCCGGGCATGCTGCCGGTCATCAACGAACATTGCGTCAGCCAGGCCGTGCGCACCGGCCTCGGCCTGAAGGCGCAGATCAACCGGCGCTCGACCTTCGATCGCAAGAATTACTTCTATCCGGACTCGCCGCAGGGGTACCAGATCAGCCAGTACAAGTCGCCGGTGGTCGGTGAGGGCGAGGTGATCGTCGACACCGACGACGGCGACAGCTTCACGGTGGGGATCGAGCGGCTGCATCTGGAACAGGATGCCGGCAAGTTGCTGCACGACCAGGACCCGACCTCGACCCTCGTCGATCTCAACCGCTGCGGCGTCGCGCTGATGGAGATCGTCTCCAAGCCCGACCTGCGATCGGCCGAGCAGGCCAAGGCCTATGTGGCCAAGCTGCGCACCATCCTGCGCTATCTCGGCACCTGCGACGGCGACATGGAGAAGGGCAGCCTGCGCGCCGACGTCAACGTCTCCGTGCGCAAGCCGGGCGGCCCGCTCGGCACCCGCTGCGAGATCAAGAACGTCAATTCGATCCGCTTCATCGGCCAGGCCATCGACTACGAGGCCCGCCGCCAGATCGGTGTCCTCGAAGATGGCGGTACCATCGACCAGGAGACGCGGCTGTTCGACGCCGGCAAGGGCGAGACCCGCTCCATGCGCTCCAAGGAAGAGGCGCACGACTACCGCTATTTCCCGGATCCGGACCTGCTGCCGCTGGAATTCAGCGAGGCCTATGTCGCCGCCCTGAAGGCCGACCTGCCTGAACTGCCCGACGAGAAGAAGGTGCGTTTCATCGGCGACTTCGGGCTGACGCCCTATGACGCCGCCGTGCTGGTCAGCGAGCGCGAGAGCGCCGAGTTCTTCGAGACGGTGCTTTCGAAACTGGCCGACAAGGTCCGCGACGGCAAGCTGGCCGCCAACTGGGTCATCAACGAATTGTTCGGTCGGCTCAACAAGGAAGGCCAGGACATCACATCCTCGCCGGTGTCGGCGGTCCAGATGGCTTCCATAGTTGACCTGATCGGCGAAGGCGTCATCTCCGGCAAGATCGCCAAGGAGCTGTTCGAGATCGTCTGGACTGAAGGCGGCGATCCGCGGGCGCTGGTTGAAGCCCGCGGCATGAAGCAGGTGACCGACATGGGCGCCATCGAGAAGGTGGTGGACGAGATCATCGCCGCCAATCCCGACAAGGTGGCGCAGGCCCAGGCCAAGCCGGCATTGATGGGCTGGTTCGTCGGTCAGGTGATGAAGTCGTCGGGTGGCAAGGCCAACCCGCAAGCCGTCAACGATCTCCTGAAGCGCAAGCTCGGCATCTGAACGGCCTGCGGCGCCGCGCTTGCGGCGTCGCTGCAGCCTGCGTGATCCACTGTTCGGCAAGCGACGTCGTGCTGCGCGGGCGACAACAGCGGCACGAATCAGGGATGCCGATTCGTCAAAAAATGCGGTTGCAGCGACGGACGATAAGTCCCCAACGCGATTTTCCCGAAAATTTTTTCATTGCCAAAAAACGCGACTCAGAGTCCGCGACCGCTATTTTCGTGCGTCGGCGCCGACTCGAAGCCGCGGATAAATGTTGTATTTATCTGATATCACGAATCTGAATTGTGGCTGTGACACAGCCACTTCCTACAATCTTGACAAACGCAGATGTAGAGTTTCCGCGCGTTTCTGGCATTGTCCGTGTACGAGCCGTCGAGTTGTCGTTGCGCGCGTGGGACGCATGGCGTCATCGTGTCATCAACACTTCCTTAAGCGGGACACTGTTTTTTCTAATGTGTTGGTGTATTCGGGATGTAGTGCATCTCGATTCCCGAGTGCACGCAGCGACTAGCGATCACTTTTATTCAGGAGGGCAACATGGCCAAGAAAGCTAAGAAGGCGAAGAAGGCAGTGAAGAAGGCAACGAAGAGCGCAGTGAAGAAGACTGCCAAGAAGACGAAGAAGGTTGCCAAGAAGAAGTAACTCTTCTTCTGAAACTGCCGGCGGCTTGCTGCCGGCGACGTCACAGAGCCTCCACGACAGTTGCTTCTCGAAGTGATCTGGCACGCAGGCTCTGGCTGACGAAGAGGGTGTCGGCGAGACATCAGGTCAAACGGCCGGACCGTTATCTCATGCGGGGCTTGTCCTCCTGTGATGCGGTTCGGCAAAGAACGCGGCGCTTCGGCTTTGCGGCTCTTTGTTCGTTGCGGATCTCCGGTCCGCAGTTTCAGCGGCGCTCACCGCCATTGGAATCTGATCCTGACGTGTTCGCCGACGCCCTCGTCCTTTGCCGGTGCGGCTTGTCCCCGGCTCGCTGTTTCCCTTTCACGAACATATCGACCCGACGTCTGAGGCGTCAGAACTCCGTGCGCCTGGGGCAGGGCCGGGCGCTTGCGATGCTGCGGCGGCCTGCATGGCAGGATGGTTATCGGTCTGCTCACCGACACGGTAAACCAAATCTGCCGCCGGCGATAAAGCCCAGCAAAACCAGCATCTCACGTGACTCGCCGGTGGGCGGTGAGGATTGCGTTCAGAATCCGTTCATCGCGATACTTAAACTGCTCTTCAAATTTTATCGGTCATGATCATCCCCACAAGCCGGAAAACGGCGACGGGACGTTGGACAGTCAGACAGGAGCCGCACTCGAACGAGGCGGCAACGATAAAAGGAGAGATCGCATGTTTCAGGGAATCATCAACTTCGACACCGCCGAGCCGGTCGATACCAGCGCCATCCAGGACGTCCTGTTCGATCGCGGAATGCACTGGTCGTGCGGTCGCTCGGGCATCGTCGATCTTGTCGCGGCGCACAAATGGTTCAATCTTGCCGCCATGAAGGGCCGTGCGGATGCTCTGGCGATGCGTCGCGAAGTCGCCGAAATGATGTCCGAGGTTGAGGTCGCCGCGGCCCAGCGCGCCGCCCGCGCCTGGCTGACCACCCATTGATCGCGAGCCTTCGCGCCGCATCGCGTCGGCACGTTCTCAAAGACGGCTTTTGAGCCAACGCTGAGAACCCGGACGTCGCCGCACGCCGTCGGCAACGTGGGCATCCGTCCGGACCGGCAATCGTCGCGCTGATAGCTCAGGCTTTCAGGAAGGCGAGCCGTTCATCGGTGCGGCCCGGAGTGACGGCGAGGATTTCAGCTTTGACCACACCTTCGGCGACGAAGGGATCATCCTGCACACGTGCTTCGATCTCCTCCAGCGAAGCATTGTGCGCAAGGATCGCGCCGCCGGCGTTCGGCTGGAGGCCGCCGACCAGCAGAAAGACACCATCGTCGAATCCGCTTTTGATCCAGGCATTGTGCCCGTCCATGAACCGCGGGGCTTTGGTCTTGTCGACGAAGCGAAGGGTGATGATGAACATGGTCTCTCCGACAGGCGGGTGGGCTGGCGTCGGGCTTTGCGCGGCAACATAGGTGAGGCGCCGCCGCCTGAATTGCTGCAACCGATCAATTGGCGGTTCTCGATCACCATTGTGAACTGACGCTCGGCAGGAATAGCTCCGGGGACCGGCTGTCGATATGGCGCCGAGTGAGGGGCGGGGGAGCCTCAAGGGTTTCAACCCCGTCGCGACCGGAGCCTTCAAGCTCCGATCTGCATATTCGAGATTAACCGGAAGATGAAAGCGAACCTCTGGGAGATGCGATTCTCCCAGGTCGGGGCGCTGCGCTGGTTGTCGTCGCTCAGCGCCGCTGCATGTTTTCCGATCGACGTCGAGACATCGCCGGTCGGGCGAGCGGATATATCCCGTCAGTGCATTTAACTCTCGATGTTGACCGGCAGCCGCAGCTCGGCAGCCCGATCCTTTTTGCCTGCTTCCGAAGCGCATGCTCTCGCTTCTCAAATGCAGCCAGCTCATTCTGCACCAATGCCATGAAGCTTTCGCGGCTGGCGTTCGCAGAGTTCGTCATTTCCGTCATCGACAGTTCCTGTTGAATGTCATCCAAGTGACGCGCAACTGTATCCGCTTGGCGGCTGCAACAAAAGCTTCGCAGAAGTTGCATCTGGGGGCGCTTCCAGGCGCCAGGCTCGACGCGTGCGGTTCGCCGCAGCGCGCGAACATCCTCCGGCCGGCAACGTTGCCAGGATGCATACCTGCACCGGTATCGTTTCGCGGTTGTCGGGAGGAGGGGCCGGCGAGTTGTGCGGAGGTCTTCAGGATCGCGCGATGCCGCCGACAGGCTGGTCCATGATCTGCCGCGCGCGGGACCGGGCGGATGCAAACAGGATCAAGCGCAACAACGTCGTCCGGACCATCGTCCGGCCAGTTCGCACCGGCTCGTTTCCAGCGAACATCGGATGTGGCGGCTGCCCATGACGGGAATCGCGTCTGGCATTACCGCCCTGCGAAAGCAGCAATGACGGTGAGGGCGATCGGAGATGCAGATGCGTTGCGGACTCGCTCGCGCCACGGTGTGTCCCGTCGAAAGCGTGTTGCAGGCACACATGTCGGATAGGAAACGGGATTCTGTGCTTCAAATAACCCAGTAGTGGCGGAGCCGGAGGGATTCGAACCCTCGATACCCGGTAAAAGGTATGCCGCTTTAGCAAAGCGGTGCCTTCAGCCACTCGGCCACAGCTCCATCGCGTTGGATATGCCCCACGTGGCCTCGCGCCGCAAGCGCCAGATCGAGAGTCGTCGCTTTGCGCACACCGAATCGTTGCCGGGCCGAACGCACGACCTGCGCTGCGCTGCCGTCTGGAGCAGGTTCCGGCGCGGAACCAAGGACTTGGCGCCGCGCGTGGCGCTGTCCGGTCAGCCAAACCATTCTGCTGCCCATAGACGTCAGCGTGCGTTCTTGCCCTCTCCGGCGCCCGCCGGGACACCAAGCCGGGCTCCGGGCAGGAAGTTCTGACGACCGATTCGCAGGTTGTGCGGGGATCCGGGTGCGGGTTGCCGCCGAGGGGCGCATTCGCCGCCTTTTGGGGAACAAGCCGGGGCGACTTAAAAAGCCAAATAGTATCAATTGCTTGTCCCTTGTTCCGGATCACAAAAGCGTGTGATTTGTGCAACACCCCGCTGAAAACGGCCGGATTCGGGCCTCATCGAGGCGTTCCTTTGTTGCGCAGCGCAACAGGTTGGTTGATGGTCCGGGTGCGACGGAGGGGGCATCCCGAGGTCGTCCCGCAAAGTATTCGCTTTGAACCCTCGCACACGTGCGGGTGTGTTCGGAGGGTGAAGCGCTTTTGCGGGTTGTCAGGGATCAAGGAACTGTTCGCGGGTGATCCTCACCCCGGACCTGGAACCTGTCCCTTTAACAACTTGGAGGTTTACATGAACACGATTAAGAGCCTGATTCTGGGCTCGGCCGCGGGCTTGCTCGCGATGGGCGGCGCACAGGCCGCTGATCTTCCGATGAAGGCCAAAGCGGTCGAATACGTGAAGATCTGCTCCCTCTACGGCGCGGGCTTCTACTACATCCCGGGCACCGACACCTGCATCAAGCTCGGCGGCGCGATCCGTCTTGAGACCACGCTGAACGGCCAGGCTTCCGGCAACGGCAACTGGTACGGCGGCGCAAACGGCTCGCAGTCCTTCAACCAGGATTGGTACGGCACCCGCGCTCGTTTCAACCTGAACGTCGATACCCGCACCGCGACCGAATACGGCGTGCTGCGCACCTACGGCGACATGAAGGTCGACTTCACCCGCGGCACCTCGTCGATCGCCGGTGGCACCATCGCCGAAGTCGACTACGCCTTCATCCAGTTCGCTGGCTTCACCATGGGTAAGTCGGTGTCGATGTTCGACCCGCAGTGGGCCCTGTCCAAGCCGACGATCTCGTCGGGCTTCCAGGCTGGCTCCAACAACGCGACCGGCATTTCGCAGTTCGCCTACACCGCCTCGTTCGGCAACGGCGTGTCGGCGACGATCTCGCTTGAAGACGCTCAGCCCTACCGCACCGCCGGTGTCGTCAACACTTCGTCGGCATTCGTCGCTCCGTTCGGTGGTTCGACCCTCACGGGTGGTGCTTACGGCATCAACAACTTCCTCGGCAACGCCTCTACTGGCGATCACGTTCCTGACGTCGTCGGCAATCTCCGCCTTGATCAGGCCTGGGGTTCGGCCTTCGTGTCGGCAGCTGCTCATGAAGTTCATGGCACCTACTACACCAATGCCGACTCTGGCCGTCCGTCCTCGACTTACGGTTACGCAGTCAGCGGCGGCTTCGAGTTGAAGAACCTGCCGACCGGCGCAGGCGACAGCTTCAAGCTGGAAGCCACCTATGCCAAGGGCGCAGCCAAGTACGTCTGGGGCGGCACGCAGGATTCGTCCGGCGCAGGTCGTTATGCCCGCGCGAGCGGCAATGGCGCCGGCAGCAGCATGGCGTTCGGTTACGTGCTTGATGGCGTTTACAGCAACGGCACCGGCATCGATCTGAGCACCGCCTGGGACATCAGCGCGTACTACGAGCACTACTGGAACCCGAACTGGCGTACGTCGCTGTACGGCAACTACAGCACCATCTCCTACGGTTCTGCAGGTAATGCAGCTCTGATGCAGGCTCTGACCAACGGCTCGACGGCCAATATTACGGGCGTCGGTTCCCTTGCTGCCACCGGTGGCGACATGAAGTTCTCGTCCTACCAGGTCGGAACCAAGACCGCTTGGACCCCCGTCAAGAACCTCACCTTGTCGGCTGACTTCCTGTACACCCGCCTCGACACCAACCTGACCGGTACCTACAACGCCGCCGCTGGGCAAGTGTCGAGCTCTTCGGCTCGCGCCTACACCCTGGGCGACCAGAACGTGTACCAGCTGCAGCTGCAGGCTCAGCGCTCCTTCTAATCCTGATCGTCTCGCGACGCTCAAGATCTGAAACAAAGACCCCCGGCAGGAAACTGCCGGGGGTTTTTGCTTGTGGGGCGATGAAGGGGGCGGATGACAGGCTGCGCCTGATCCTGCTTGCGAGTTCCTTGGTTAGTCGTGGGCGACAGCGACGCCGCATGTCGTCCCCGCGAAGGCGGGGATCCATAACCACGGTCGTCATCGTCAATCTGCAGAGGCACGGCTACGGCGTTTCAGCCAGGCACGACAGCGTGTATGGGTCCCCGCCTTCGCGGGGACTACACGGAGTTCTTCGGCTCGCCGCGAAAGCTATTCGACGCTGCCGCGGTGCAGATCGGCTTCGATCTGCAACTTTGATCCGCCGCCGAAGCGGGCGCGATAGACCTGAAGGTTCTCCATGATCCGCTGCACGTAGTTGCGGGTCTCGGAGAACGGGATCTGCTCGACCCAGTCGACCGCGTCGACCTTGGGATCCCGTGGGTCGCCGTAGCGCTCCACCCATTTGCGGACGCTGCCGCGGCCGGCATTGTAGCCGGCGAAGGTCATGATGTAGGAGCCGCGATAGTCGTCGAGCAGGCCGCCCAGTTCGGCGGCCCCGATGGATGCGTTGTAGACCGGATCGGTCTTCAACCTGGCGAGGTCAAAGCTCGCGCCGTACTTCTTGGTGACATAGCGGCCAGCATCCGGCGTCACCTGCATCAGCCCATAGGCATTGGCGGGCGACACCACCGCCTGATTGAATGCGCTTTCCTGTCGCGCTATGGCATAGACGACGCTGCGCTCGACCTCCGGGCCGATCGTCGGATATGAGGGAATCCCGACGGTCGGATAGGCGTAGTGGTCGAACGGCAGGCCGCGATTGAGGG
It encodes the following:
- the gatB gene encoding Asp-tRNA(Asn)/Glu-tRNA(Gln) amidotransferase subunit GatB; translation: MNAPVKPSKLIKGATGDWEMVIGLEVHAQVTSHSKLFSGSSTEFGGAPNSHVSLVDAAMPGMLPVINEHCVSQAVRTGLGLKAQINRRSTFDRKNYFYPDSPQGYQISQYKSPVVGEGEVIVDTDDGDSFTVGIERLHLEQDAGKLLHDQDPTSTLVDLNRCGVALMEIVSKPDLRSAEQAKAYVAKLRTILRYLGTCDGDMEKGSLRADVNVSVRKPGGPLGTRCEIKNVNSIRFIGQAIDYEARRQIGVLEDGGTIDQETRLFDAGKGETRSMRSKEEAHDYRYFPDPDLLPLEFSEAYVAALKADLPELPDEKKVRFIGDFGLTPYDAAVLVSERESAEFFETVLSKLADKVRDGKLAANWVINELFGRLNKEGQDITSSPVSAVQMASIVDLIGEGVISGKIAKELFEIVWTEGGDPRALVEARGMKQVTDMGAIEKVVDEIIAANPDKVAQAQAKPALMGWFVGQVMKSSGGKANPQAVNDLLKRKLGI
- a CDS encoding histidine kinase dimerization/phosphoacceptor domain -containing protein; its protein translation is MSADDGLPPSQQVDQILGSPKLALALENDRYKHLLDYAPVAVAVSRGAGAEQHVVYINRAFEALMSMTAADVEGHGWTSLDGFLNEDNAEQTLGEAIRDGEDFIGVFRPAVPVDRLVVVQAYASVIESDDGIESFRIAALVDVGGRERAQIEQFENQIRDRDMLMRELQHRVKNNLQLVTALIRLEARSAAEGNRWRWRDSPAVSTR
- the gatA gene encoding Asp-tRNA(Asn)/Glu-tRNA(Gln) amidotransferase subunit GatA, with protein sequence MTNLTSLTLAEARDGLAKKSFTSVELTDAHIVAVENARVLNAFVLETPVHARAMAAAADAKIARGEGGPLAGLPLGIKDLFATKDVRTTACSKILGNFVPPYESTVSAQLWRDGAVMLGKLNNDEFAMGSSNETSCFGPVVNPWRRDGSDTNLVPGGSSGGSASAVAAGLCLGATATDTGGSIRQPAAFTGTVGIKPTYGRCSRWGVVAFASSLDQAGPIARTVRDAAILMGSMAGFDPKDTTSANLPVPNYEAAIGKSVKGMKIGIPREYRLDGMPAEIEKLWKEGAETLKAAGAELVDVSLPHTKYALPAYYIVAPAEASSNLARYDGVRYGLRVPGRTIDAMYENTRAEGFGAEVRRRIMIGTYVLSAGYYDAYYLRAQKVRTLIKKDFEDCFAKGIHAILTPATPSAAFGIGEKGGADPVEMYLNDIFTVTVNMAGLPGIAVPAGKDAQGLPLGLQLIGRPFDEETLFSLGEVIEQSAGRFSPTKWWA
- the gatC gene encoding Asp-tRNA(Asn)/Glu-tRNA(Gln) amidotransferase subunit GatC; protein product: MSVDAATVRRIAHLARIAVTEDEVPHLQGELNAMLAFVEQLSEVDVEGVEPMTSVTPMEMTRRADEINDGEIADKVIGNAPMSEDHFFLVPKVVE
- a CDS encoding patatin-like phospholipase family protein, yielding MSGLRSIGLVVVTSALLLGCASVHNLPINVPLSDASSANKEKIGFEDPVTLDDALVGLSFSGGGTRAAAFSFGVLQELDRVPTRGAGGSMLDHVDLISGVSGGSVTAAYFGLKKRAALSDFRERFLLRNAEEGLNTELSLGTIGRAFSGGINDSTGFTKWLDANLFEGATFEHFRSGKPRIWINASDIYNRVPFVFGATAFTAICSDLTRYPLSNAVAASAAVPIAFAPAVIKAFPGTCNDPLPPSIIKAATNRNASPSLSAYAKAIMRYREGAVPFIKLMDGGLVDNYGISGFTIERESSETAYGPLTPQQAVQLRRALFLVVDSKAGLSGNWINTVEGPSGVELLSAAVDTTIDASVGSSYSAFDRAMKDWQTSLIKWRCGLSSTERARYGARPGWNCKELNFFIGRLGFDQLDPARAKVLEAVPTRFQLPQQQVDDVIAAGRDVLRESPVFKAFAARM
- a CDS encoding porin, yielding MNTIKSLILGSAAGLLAMGGAQAADLPMKAKAVEYVKICSLYGAGFYYIPGTDTCIKLGGAIRLETTLNGQASGNGNWYGGANGSQSFNQDWYGTRARFNLNVDTRTATEYGVLRTYGDMKVDFTRGTSSIAGGTIAEVDYAFIQFAGFTMGKSVSMFDPQWALSKPTISSGFQAGSNNATGISQFAYTASFGNGVSATISLEDAQPYRTAGVVNTSSAFVAPFGGSTLTGGAYGINNFLGNASTGDHVPDVVGNLRLDQAWGSAFVSAAAHEVHGTYYTNADSGRPSSTYGYAVSGGFELKNLPTGAGDSFKLEATYAKGAAKYVWGGTQDSSGAGRYARASGNGAGSSMAFGYVLDGVYSNGTGIDLSTAWDISAYYEHYWNPNWRTSLYGNYSTISYGSAGNAALMQALTNGSTANITGVGSLAATGGDMKFSSYQVGTKTAWTPVKNLTLSADFLYTRLDTNLTGTYNAAAGQVSSSSARAYTLGDQNVYQLQLQAQRSF
- a CDS encoding sensor histidine kinase; its protein translation is MALARLASRIDALTVLYRTLSAENAAPEIDLGQYLSDIATAVMQASAMPGIELKLEVGYCPLSINVAMPAGLLVNEMLTNALKYAFVGRNGGQLKLICKQEGGEVTAVVSDDGVGLGEGQEWPSPRKLGALILQTLKENAKNVKFNAVSLRGQGTWFTLVFDAAPISPPN
- a CDS encoding YciI family protein, yielding MFIITLRFVDKTKAPRFMDGHNAWIKSGFDDGVFLLVGGLQPNAGGAILAHNASLEEIEARVQDDPFVAEGVVKAEILAVTPGRTDERLAFLKA